A genomic segment from Ptychodera flava strain L36383 chromosome 8, AS_Pfla_20210202, whole genome shotgun sequence encodes:
- the LOC139138911 gene encoding kremen protein 2-like, producing MSALWINISKILSLLIFTSVASASHKIFRLEGGQTPYEGRVSVHLKDAGWMPVCSDGLNTDGADVICNELGFSAGAMWVKSPKVEAKSLTSGCVYVNCPEGSKSWAQCYYNLTHASCNCKQAKASCNYYGYRGCYNLGNLKSKLTIPYAVGQLTIQECLRFCRKYRFGAVLKDKCKCFNSDIEDGKRGSNAICRTACSGDDNHACGGTFPNYGVYESQMGACGGKYSANNGTIYSPQFPGCYFDKSSCSWSVTSIEDHVSLDFTILNFSDESFEITVTEEHDGSVTMLGRYNKKSPPTSTILSRSEKTVMIQLNMVKESGGCTMFAIDIKDKVPPTGKSVQPSSISTETTESSSNTGLENAGQGLPLGLILGPVLGVTALVLLIILMIVCCRSIKKRDSEHTANDEPADATVPGNYISEAELQYYAQDEIYECRPTTDTRSFEKTTDTSEKSQDKCVNAYFAYETKFDAEYSYLKHS from the exons ATGAGCGCTCTGTggatcaatatttcaaaaattctgTCACTTTTGATCTTCACGTCGGTCGCGTCAGCTAGTCACA AAATATTTAGACTAGAGGGAGGACAGACTCCATATGAAGGAAGAGTGTCTGTACATCTGAAGGATGCTGGATGGATGCCGGTATGCAGTGATGGTTTGAACACCGATGGCGCAGATGTTATATGTAACGAATTAG GGTTTTCGGCCGGTGCAATGTGGGTGAAAAGCCCCAAAGTAGAAGCTAAAAGCCTAACTTCCGGGTGTGTGTATGTCAATTGTCCGGAAGGGTCAAAGTCTTGGGCACAATGCTATTACAACCTTACACATGCATCATGTAACTGTAAACAAGCAAAGGCAAGCTGTAACT ATTACGGCTATAGAGGTTGCTATAACTTAGGGAATTTGAAAAGTAAACTTACTATACCTTACGCTGTCGGCCAGCTCACAATACAAGAATGTCTCAGGTTTTGTCGCAAGTATAGATTCGGCGCTGTTCTAAAAGACAAATGCAAATGTTTTAACTCTGACATCGAGGACGGTAAACGTGGAAGCAACGCAATATGCAGAACAGCTTGTAGCGGCGATGACAACCATGCATGTGGCGGTACCTTCCCTAACTACGGAGTTTATGAAT CTCAAATGGGAGCCTGTGGAGGAAAGTACTCAGCGAACAACGGGACGATCTACTCGCCGCAGTTTCCCGGATGTTACTTTGATAAATCTAGTTGTTCCTGGAGTGTAACCTCCATCGAAGATCACGTCAGCCTTGATTTCACGATACTCAACTTCTCTGACGAAAGCTTTGAGATCACTGTGACTGAGGAGCATGATGGCAGTGTGACAATGTTGGGTCGATACAATAAAAAGTCGCCTCCAACGTCCACTATACTATCTCGCTCTGAAAAAACAGTCATGATTCAGTTAAATATGGTCAAGGAGAGCGGTGGCTGTACGATGTTTGCCATTGATATCAAAG ACAAAGTTCCACCCACCGGTAAATCAGTTCAGCCAAGCTCAATATCTACAGAGACAACTG AATCTTCTTCAAACACCGGTCTTGAAAATGCTGGTCAAGGACTTCCTCTAG GTTTGATTCTTGGACCTGTCCTTGGCGTTACAGCATTAGTACTGCTAATAATTCTTATGATTGTATGCTGTAGATCAATCAAGAAGAG GGATAGTGAACACACGGCGAATGATGAACCAGCCGATGCCACTGTCCCTGGGAACTACATAAGTGAAGCGGAACTTCAGTATTACGCGCAAGATGAAATTTACGAATGTCGTCCTACTACTGACACGCGCTCTTTTGAGAAGACAACTGATACATCTGAAAAAAGCCAAGACAAATGCGTGAATGCATACTTTGCGTATGAGACGAAATTTGATGCCGAGTATTCTTATTTAAAACATTCCTAA